Proteins co-encoded in one Cynocephalus volans isolate mCynVol1 chromosome 11, mCynVol1.pri, whole genome shotgun sequence genomic window:
- the ARPC4 gene encoding actin-related protein 2/3 complex subunit 4, whose amino-acid sequence MTATLRPYLSAVRATLQAALCLENFSSQVVERHNKPEVEVRSSKELLLQPVTISRNEKEKVLIEGSINSVRVSIAVKQADEIEKILCHKFMRFMMMRAENFFILRRKPVEGYDISFLITNFHTEQMYKHKLVDFVIHFMEEIDKEISEMKLSVNARARIVAEEFLKNF is encoded by the exons ACTGCCACTCTCCGCCCCTACCTGAGTGCCGTGCGGGCCACACTGCAGGCTGCCCTCTGCCTGGAGAACTTCTCCTCCCAGGTCGTTGAACGACACAACAAGCCGGAGGTGGAAGTCAG GAGTAGCAAAGAGCTCCTGCTACAGCCCGTGACCATCAGcaggaatgagaaagaaaaggttCTGATTGAGGGCTCCATCAACTCTGTCCGGGTCAGCATTGCTGTGAAACAG GCTGATGAGATTGAGAAGATTTTATGTCACAAGTTTATGCGCTTCATGATGATGCGAGCAGAGAACTTCTTTATTCTTCGAAGGAAACCAGTGGAG GGGTATGACATCAGTTTTCTGATCACCAACTTCCACACAGAGCAGATGTACAAACACAAGTTGGTGGACTTTGTGATCCACTTCATGGAGGAGATTGACAAGGAGATCAGCGAGATGAAGCTGTCGGTCAATGCCCGTGCACGCATTGTGGCTGAGGAGTTCCTCAAGAAT TTTTAA